A stretch of Lathyrus oleraceus cultivar Zhongwan6 chromosome 6, CAAS_Psat_ZW6_1.0, whole genome shotgun sequence DNA encodes these proteins:
- the LOC127096088 gene encoding secreted RxLR effector protein 161-like produces MSGCRPVDTPMDLNAKLWGEVNVSVDTGRYQILVGKLIYLSHTRPDIAFLVSVVSQFIHSPFEEHLEAVYKILRYLKGNPGKRLLFKKTSSVTDKRSTSGIYTYVWGNLVTWRSKKQGVVAMNSAEAEFRAMSQGICEGLWILRVLEELKMKIQLPLKLYSDSKAAISIAHNPV; encoded by the exons ATGAGTGGATGTCGTCCTGTAGATACCCCTATGGATCTTAATGCTAAACTTTGGGGAGAAGTTAATGTTTCTGTTGATACTGGGAGATATCAGATATTGGTTGGGAAATTGATTTATTTGTCACACACCCGACCTGATATTGCTTTCTTAGTTAGTGTAGTGAGTCAATTTATACATTCTCCTTTCGAGGAACATCTTGAGGCAGTCTATAAGATACTGCGATATTTGAAGGGAAATCCTGGAAAAAGATTACTTTTTAAGAAGACTA GTTCAGTCACAGATAAAAGATCAACCTCTGGAATATATACCTATGTTTGGGGTAATCTTGTGACATGGaggagcaagaaacaaggagttGTAGCAATGAATAGTGCAGAGGCCGAGTTTAGAGCTATGTCTCAAGGTATTTGTGAAGGATTATGGATCCTTAGAGTCCTAGAAGAACTTAAGATGAAAATTCAGCTTCCATTGAAATTGTACTCTGATAGTAAAGCTGCTATTAGCATAGCTCATAATCCAGTTTAA